Proteins from one Candidatus Methanomethylicota archaeon genomic window:
- a CDS encoding type I-A CRISPR-associated protein Csa5 — translation MDIKSLREVGRMLGVLIAEEESYTYVDKLAYAPSKDLAIFYLREALRDLHSLMRKAQFEYDKTASELKSMDFNLIENCIQQLSNVKDRRELRELTSFIASTALTYSASFKVQKMGGV, via the coding sequence ATGGACATAAAAAGTTTAAGAGAAGTAGGGAGGATGCTGGGTGTACTTATCGCTGAAGAGGAAAGCTATACTTATGTGGATAAGTTGGCATATGCACCATCAAAGGATTTAGCAATATTCTATTTGAGGGAAGCTCTTAGAGATCTACATTCATTAATGAGGAAAGCTCAATTCGAATATGATAAAACCGCTAGTGAGTTGAAGAGTATGGATTTTAATTTGATAGAAAATTGTATCCAGCAATTAAGCAATGTGAAGGATAGAAGGGAGCTTAGAGAATTAACATCTTTCATAGCTTCCACAGCACTTACATATTCTGCAAGTTTTAAAGTTCAAAAGATGGGGGGTGTATAG